From one Chanodichthys erythropterus isolate Z2021 chromosome 3, ASM2448905v1, whole genome shotgun sequence genomic stretch:
- the LOC137016978 gene encoding carcinoembryonic antigen-related cell adhesion molecule 5-like yields MADQCDLCLLGLIILSSLLTGTSGVDDLHVFISSGENVHLSCNNALSDCKSTTWTYSRHSGAVELINGGKKKKDTERHERLSLGSDCSLNIKNVTEEDYGLYICQQYVNGEHQGTDEYVYLHVLHVSVSPSSSSSSSSSSQTEISPGHSVTLSCQLYSGFSCDYLVHYEGLQLLWVNQAGVDLKTDSRYQILFSSDHCIITLTTTLLNEDDNREWRCQLTLRNQLQTSVRYTVKYSGSSGVNDAHVFISSGENVRLPCNNALSDCKSTTWTYNRFTHSGTDSLIELGIKKKDTERHERLSLGSDCSLNIKNVTEEDSGLYTCQQYVNGEKQGTDERVYLHVLHVSVSPSSSSSSSSQTEISPGRSVTLSCQLYSYDLTCNDLVSYEGLQLLWVNQAGVDLTTDSRYQILFSSDHCIITLTTTLLNEDDNREWRCQLTLRNQSKTSVRYTVKYSVSSSNSEKKSSQTTAAAPTQENQKTLNTPNSERTAAAQTPGFTEQQVVTSTTSTLTPDVSPISLNPVVPSTTASTLTPTSLVIVIVVASFAVLLPALILWMIRRKRDDNRRGTDDSEEQTDDHVTYSEVTAYSKNQDQKKKVRCDDKVTYASIRGAKAGSQENCSELYASVNKNHHKSVK; encoded by the exons atggCTGATCAGTGTGATCTGTGTCTGCTGGGACTGATCATTCTCTCTTCACTTCTCACAG GTACCAGTGGAGTGGATGATCTACATGTGTTCATCAGTTCTGGTGAAAATGTCCATCTGTCCTGTAATAATGCTCTTTCTGACTGCAAATCAACTACATGGACCTACAGCAGACATTCAGGGGCAGTTGAACTGATTAATGGAGggaaaaagaagaaagacaCAGAGAGACATGAGAGACTGAGTCTGGGGTCTGACTGCTCTCTGAACATCAAGAACGTCACAGAAGAAGATTATGGATTATACATCTGCCAACAATATGTGAATGGAGAACATCAAGGAACTGATGAATATGTTTATCTGCATGTTCTTCATG TTTCAGTgtctccatcatcatcatcatcatcatcatcatcctcacagACTGAGATCAGTCCAGGTCActctgtgactctctcctgtcaGTTGTATTCTGGATTCTCCTGTGATTATTTGGTCCATTATGAGGGACTTCAGCTGTTGTGGGTGAATCAGGCTGGTGTTGATCTGAAGACAGACTCCAGATAtcagatattattctcatcagATCACTGTATCATCACTCTGACTACAACACTCCTGAATGAAGATGACAACAGAGAGTGGAGATGTCAGCTTACTCTCAGAAATCAACTCCAGACCTCAGTCAGATACACTGTCAAGTATTCAG GATCCAGTGGAGTGAATGATGCTCATGTGTTCATCAGTTCTGGTGAAAATGTCCGTCTGCCCTGTAATAATGCTCTTTCTGACTGCAAATCAACTACATGGACCTATAACAGATTCACACATTCAGGGACAGATTCACTGATTGAATTAGGGATAAAGAAGAAAGACACAGAGAGACATGAGAGACTGAGTCTGGGGTCTGACTGCTCTCTGAACATCAAGAACGTCACAGAAGAAGATTCTGGATTATACACCTGCCAACAATATGTGAATGGAGAAAAACAAGGAACTGATGAACGTGTTTATCTGCATGTTCTTCATG TTTCAGTgtctccatcatcatcatcatcttcatcctcACAGACTGAGATCAGTCCAGGTCGctctgtgactctctcctgtcaGTTGTATTCTTATGATTTGACTTGTAATGATTTGGTCAGTTATGAGGGACTTCAGCTGTTGTGGGTGAATCAGGCTGGTGTTGATCTGACGACAGACTCCAGATAtcagatattattctcatcagATCACTGTATCATCACTCTGACTACAACACTCCTGAATGAAGATGACAACAGAGAGTGGAGATGTCAGCTTACTCTCAGAAATCAATCCAAGACCTCAGTCAGATACACTGTCAAGTATTCAG TCAGCAGCTCAAACTCTGAGAAGAAATCAAGCCAAACTACAGCAGCAGCTCCTACACAAG AGAATCAGAAGACATTAAATACTCCAAACTCTGAGAGGACAGCAGCTGCTCAAACACCTGGATTTACTGAACAACAAG tTGTAACATCAACTACATCAACACTGACTCCAGATGTCTCACCAATCTCTCTGAATCCAG ttgtgcCATCAACTACAGCATCAACACTGACTCCAACCTCTCTAG TGATTGTGATTGTTGTCGCTTCATTCGCTGTTCTCCTTCCTGCTCTTATTCTCTGGATGATTCGCAGAAAAAGAGACG ATAACAGAAGAGGAACTGATGACTCTGAG GAGCAGACAGATGATCATGTGACTTATTCTGAGGTCACTGCGTACAGTAAAAACCAAGACCAAAAGAAGAAG GTTCGCTGTGATGATAAAGTGACTTATGCTTCCATCAGAGGAGCAAAAGCTGGATCTCAGGAAAATTGCAGTGAACTTTATGCCTCTGTGAACAAGAACCATCACAAATCAGTCAAATAA